A genomic window from Flavobacterium johnsoniae includes:
- a CDS encoding shikimate kinase, translated as MRKIVLLGYMGCGKSTIAQNLSKITKIPFLDLDHCIEKRANLSINEIFSQHGEVYFRKLEHEMFVELLNSPENIIIGLGGGTPCYANNHELLKGENVASIYLKASIDTLYSRLVYNKSKRPLIANMNEEEMREFIAKHLFDRSFYYNQAQYKVVVDDKSVEETVQDILEILA; from the coding sequence ATGAGAAAAATTGTCTTGTTAGGTTATATGGGTTGCGGAAAGTCTACAATCGCCCAAAATTTGTCAAAAATTACCAAAATTCCGTTTTTGGATTTGGATCATTGCATCGAAAAAAGAGCAAATTTATCTATAAATGAGATTTTTTCTCAACATGGTGAGGTGTATTTTAGAAAATTAGAACATGAAATGTTTGTAGAATTACTAAACTCTCCAGAAAATATAATTATCGGATTGGGCGGAGGAACCCCATGTTATGCTAATAATCACGAATTGCTGAAAGGCGAGAATGTTGCTTCAATATATTTAAAAGCGTCTATTGATACTTTATATAGTAGATTAGTCTACAATAAAAGTAAACGTCCATTGATTGCAAATATGAATGAAGAAGAAATGAGAGAATTTATCGCGAAGCATTTATTCGACAGAAGTTTTTATTACAATCAAGCACAATATAAAGTTGTGGTGGATGATAAATCTGTCGAAGAAACGGTTCAGGATATTTTGGAGATTTTAGCTTAA
- a CDS encoding phytoene desaturase family protein, protein MRKTIQIIGSGFSSLAAACYLAKQGNDVTIYEKNQTIGGRARQFKKDGFTFDMGPSWYWMPDVFERFFQDFNKKPSDYYELIKLNPAYRVYFGINDFISIYDNLEEIKYTFETIEKGSGQKLQNFIDQAKSNYDIAIKDLVYRPGVSPLELITKETALKLNQFFSNVSSDIRKNFKNERLIQILEFPVLFLGAKPSKTPSFYNFMNYADFGLGTWHPKTGMFDVVRGIEKLALELGVTIKTNSLIEKIIVENKTAKGIVINGETIKADIVLSGADYQHSETLLEKEHRMYGEKYWESRIFAPSSLLFFVGFDKKVENISHHALFFDVDFNQHAVDIYDNPKWPDSPLFYANFPSKTDKTAAPDGMESGFFLIPLAPGIEDNETIREEYFEKIITRFEQLTQQKIKNNIIFKRAFCKNDFVTDYNAYKGNAYGMANTLMQTAFLRPKLKSKKVKNLFFTGQLTVPGPGVPPALISGKLAAELIQKSLRS, encoded by the coding sequence ATGAGAAAAACTATCCAAATAATAGGTTCTGGCTTCTCTTCTTTAGCAGCCGCGTGTTACCTTGCTAAACAAGGAAACGATGTTACTATCTACGAAAAAAACCAAACAATAGGAGGTCGTGCAAGACAATTTAAAAAGGACGGTTTTACTTTTGACATGGGACCAAGCTGGTACTGGATGCCAGATGTTTTTGAACGTTTTTTTCAAGACTTCAACAAAAAACCTTCTGATTATTATGAGCTTATAAAATTAAATCCAGCTTACAGAGTATATTTTGGAATTAATGATTTTATTAGCATCTACGATAATCTTGAAGAAATAAAATACACATTTGAAACCATCGAAAAAGGAAGCGGTCAAAAACTGCAAAACTTTATCGATCAAGCCAAAAGCAATTATGATATTGCGATTAAAGATTTGGTATATCGTCCTGGGGTTTCTCCTCTCGAATTAATTACTAAAGAAACAGCCTTAAAACTCAATCAGTTTTTTAGTAATGTTAGTTCTGATATACGCAAGAATTTCAAAAACGAACGTTTAATTCAGATTTTAGAGTTTCCCGTTTTATTTCTTGGTGCAAAACCAAGCAAAACTCCCTCTTTTTATAATTTTATGAATTATGCCGATTTTGGTTTAGGAACTTGGCATCCGAAAACCGGAATGTTTGATGTTGTTCGAGGAATCGAGAAATTAGCTCTAGAACTTGGCGTAACAATTAAAACCAATTCATTAATTGAAAAAATAATCGTTGAGAACAAAACCGCAAAAGGAATTGTTATTAACGGCGAAACCATAAAAGCAGATATCGTTTTAAGCGGTGCCGATTATCAGCATTCTGAAACTTTACTCGAAAAAGAACACAGAATGTACGGAGAAAAATATTGGGAAAGCAGAATTTTTGCTCCATCTTCTCTCCTATTTTTTGTTGGTTTTGATAAAAAAGTAGAAAACATTTCGCATCACGCTTTGTTTTTTGATGTCGATTTTAATCAGCATGCTGTTGATATTTATGACAATCCAAAATGGCCCGACTCTCCTTTGTTTTATGCCAATTTTCCGTCGAAAACGGATAAAACTGCTGCTCCAGACGGAATGGAATCTGGATTTTTCCTAATTCCGCTTGCGCCCGGAATTGAAGATAACGAAACAATAAGAGAAGAATATTTTGAAAAGATAATTACTCGTTTTGAACAACTTACACAGCAAAAAATAAAAAATAACATTATCTTTAAGAGAGCATTCTGTAAAAATGATTTTGTGACAGATTATAATGCCTACAAAGGAAATGCTTACGGAATGGCGAATACATTAATGCAAACGGCTTTTTTAAGACCAAAATTAAAAAGCAAAAAAGTCAAGAATCTGTTTTTTACAGGACAATTAACGGTTCCTGGACCAGGTGTTCCGCCTGCTTTAATTTCAGGAAAACTAGCAGCTGAATTAATTCAAAAATCATTAAGATCTTAA
- a CDS encoding FKBP-type peptidyl-prolyl cis-trans isomerase, translating into MNKFKYYFVLLLAGIAIVSCSKKDDDGAVVTPLRDYQEQFNADNDSIVKFLKTNYIENVTADFDIKISKIPVGGTQTSIWDQQTYKLLSRDIYSDAITYKVYYLVLREGSGQSPTNTDKISTAYSCYLLDGTLSDSSYGTPFTANLFPYANSNTVIQGWSEIFPKFKTGISSPADEFGVITYKDYGAGVMFLPSGMAYYTGKGSIPAYTPIYFTFKLFDLQRMDNEYNVSGNGAVFVGDGIPDYLEDINGDGYLYDFRNTTKYPNPPKELIDDTDGDGIADFVDFDDDGDGFATRYEVTKPAGAPVTGISLYYPWDPIGDNPATPNVDETEIWGVPRRPTGKLKDESQPESITNPRAFVPEDYTAPGRKRIHLDNTYPYQKK; encoded by the coding sequence ATGAATAAATTTAAATATTATTTTGTTTTATTGCTTGCTGGTATTGCCATCGTTTCTTGTAGTAAAAAGGATGATGACGGTGCAGTGGTAACTCCACTGAGAGACTATCAAGAGCAGTTTAACGCAGATAATGATTCAATTGTAAAATTTTTGAAAACTAATTATATTGAGAATGTTACAGCTGATTTTGATATTAAGATATCAAAAATTCCTGTTGGTGGCACACAAACTTCTATTTGGGATCAGCAAACTTACAAATTATTGAGCAGAGATATTTATAGTGATGCTATTACTTATAAGGTTTATTATTTAGTTTTAAGAGAAGGTTCTGGTCAATCTCCTACTAATACGGATAAGATTTCTACCGCTTACAGTTGTTATCTTCTAGATGGTACACTTTCGGACTCATCTTACGGAACTCCATTTACTGCTAATTTATTTCCATATGCAAATTCAAATACGGTAATTCAGGGCTGGTCAGAGATTTTTCCAAAATTTAAAACTGGGATTTCTTCGCCGGCAGATGAATTTGGTGTGATCACTTATAAGGATTATGGTGCTGGAGTAATGTTTTTGCCTTCTGGAATGGCATATTATACAGGTAAAGGGAGTATTCCTGCATACACTCCAATATATTTTACTTTTAAATTGTTCGATCTGCAGAGAATGGATAATGAGTATAATGTAAGTGGCAATGGAGCGGTATTTGTTGGTGATGGTATTCCTGATTATTTGGAAGATATTAATGGAGATGGCTATTTGTATGACTTTAGAAACACAACTAAATATCCAAACCCTCCAAAAGAATTGATTGATGATACAGACGGTGATGGTATTGCTGATTTTGTCGACTTTGATGACGATGGAGATGGTTTTGCAACTAGATATGAGGTTACAAAACCAGCAGGAGCTCCAGTGACAGGCATAAGCTTGTATTATCCTTGGGATCCAATTGGCGATAATCCAGCTACCCCAAATGTAGACGAAACGGAAATATGGGGAGTTCCTAGAAGACCAACAGGTAAGCTTAAAGATGAAAGTCAGCCTGAGTCAATTACGAATCCTCGCGCATTTGTTCCTGAAGATTATACAGCGCCAGGTAGAAAAAGAATTCATTTGGATAATACTTATCCTTATCAAAAGAAATAG
- a CDS encoding MerR family transcriptional regulator — protein sequence MINNIKTVFSIKDLENLSGIKAHTIRIWEKRYNILEPMRTDTNIRFYNLQNLQKLLNITLLHEYGYKISKIATYPEEKIPQLVREIISKKNSQNYAITSFKMAMMNFDQELFFNTFDWLISEKTFKEVFKEHFLPLLKELGLLWQSETITPANEHFMSHLIKQKILIYTEALQIRKPTKTDRIFVLSLPLNEIHQIGLLYLQYEILDKGYKTIYLGESMPIENLQDLTRHFENITFVSFMTIQPDRSVINQYVKSMGQKLLQKNNEIWLMGQMVEHIDQKALNERIRIFDSMEETINMI from the coding sequence ATGATAAACAATATTAAAACTGTTTTCAGTATTAAAGATCTGGAGAACTTATCTGGAATTAAAGCACATACCATTCGCATCTGGGAAAAGAGATATAATATCCTTGAGCCAATGCGTACTGATACTAATATCCGATTCTATAATCTTCAGAATCTACAGAAACTTTTAAATATTACATTGTTGCATGAATATGGTTATAAGATTTCTAAAATAGCAACATACCCTGAAGAAAAAATACCGCAATTAGTACGTGAAATAATTTCTAAAAAGAATTCTCAAAACTATGCCATCACCTCTTTTAAAATGGCAATGATGAATTTTGACCAAGAATTATTCTTCAACACTTTTGATTGGCTTATTTCTGAGAAAACTTTTAAAGAAGTTTTTAAAGAACATTTTTTGCCGCTTTTAAAAGAACTAGGATTATTATGGCAGTCTGAAACAATCACGCCGGCAAATGAACATTTTATGAGTCATTTGATTAAACAAAAAATCCTGATTTATACGGAAGCCCTTCAAATTAGAAAACCAACTAAAACAGATCGCATTTTTGTATTATCACTTCCGTTAAACGAAATTCATCAAATTGGATTATTGTATCTGCAATACGAAATTCTGGACAAAGGATATAAAACCATTTATTTGGGAGAAAGTATGCCAATTGAGAATTTACAAGATTTAACGAGACATTTTGAAAACATCACATTCGTTTCTTTCATGACAATTCAGCCAGACAGAAGCGTAATCAACCAGTATGTAAAATCGATGGGACAGAAATTATTGCAAAAAAATAATGAAATCTGGCTTATGGGACAAATGGTTGAACACATCGACCAAAAAGCTTTAAACGAAAGAATCCGAATTTTCGATTCGATGGAAGAAACTATTAACATGATCTAA
- a CDS encoding RNA-binding S4 domain-containing protein, translating into MRIDKYLWCVRYYKTRNMVTEACKKNHITVNGQIAKPSKEVFPTDKITFRKDQITQIITVLDIPESRVGAKLVDIYRKNETPPEAYAHLELLKLSKEHYRKSGTGRPTKKDRRDIDEYGNEIFDEDEENEI; encoded by the coding sequence ATGAGAATCGATAAATACTTATGGTGCGTTCGATATTACAAGACCAGAAACATGGTTACAGAAGCTTGTAAAAAGAATCACATCACTGTAAATGGGCAGATTGCAAAACCATCAAAAGAAGTTTTCCCTACAGACAAAATTACTTTTAGAAAAGATCAAATTACGCAGATAATTACAGTTTTAGACATTCCAGAAAGTCGTGTTGGTGCAAAACTCGTAGATATTTATCGCAAAAACGAAACTCCGCCAGAAGCATACGCACATTTAGAATTATTAAAACTATCTAAAGAACACTATCGCAAAAGCGGAACTGGTCGCCCAACAAAGAAAGACAGAAGAGATATTGATGAATATGGAAATGAAATTTTTGATGAAGACGAAGAAAACGAAATCTAA
- a CDS encoding LptF/LptG family permease translates to MLSIIDKYILKRYLGTFSVMLLLFAPIGIVIDVSEKVNKMLENKIPFGDIAFYYYNFTIYFINSLFPIFLFLSVIWFTSKLANNTEIIAILSSGISYTRFLRPYIIGATIVSLFVLLMGFFIVPAASEGYNNFRYTYLKGNGKELMRGENTNVYRQINDNDFIFVNSFNEESKTAFNFSLEHFEKEKMTYKITASRIKWDPKKKVYVLYDYTKRTLGELNDVIEKVPEKNVAFKFELADLTPVVYIAETLTLGKLIDFIEKERKRGSGNINTYLVVLYKKYSVPVSAFILTIIAVAVSSMKRRGGMGMNLAIGIAIAFSFVFFDKIFGTLAEKSTFSPLLAVWFPNIVFGILAVYLLRNAKR, encoded by the coding sequence ATGCTTTCAATAATAGATAAATACATCTTAAAAAGATATCTCGGAACTTTTTCTGTGATGTTGCTTTTATTTGCACCGATCGGGATTGTTATTGACGTTTCTGAAAAAGTAAATAAAATGCTAGAAAACAAGATTCCGTTTGGAGATATTGCGTTCTATTATTACAATTTCACCATCTATTTTATCAATTCTCTTTTTCCGATATTTTTGTTTTTGTCGGTAATTTGGTTTACTTCGAAATTGGCTAACAATACCGAGATTATTGCGATTTTGAGTTCAGGAATTTCATATACTAGATTCCTGCGTCCTTATATTATTGGAGCAACAATTGTTTCGCTTTTTGTATTGTTAATGGGATTTTTTATTGTTCCTGCGGCAAGTGAAGGATACAATAATTTTCGATACACTTATTTAAAAGGAAACGGAAAGGAACTCATGCGAGGCGAGAATACTAATGTTTACAGACAAATTAATGATAATGATTTTATCTTCGTAAATAGTTTTAATGAAGAATCCAAAACCGCTTTCAATTTTTCATTAGAGCATTTTGAGAAAGAGAAAATGACCTATAAAATCACTGCAAGCCGTATTAAATGGGATCCTAAGAAAAAAGTTTACGTTTTATATGATTACACAAAGAGAACTCTTGGCGAATTAAATGATGTAATAGAAAAAGTCCCAGAAAAAAATGTAGCCTTTAAATTTGAATTGGCCGATTTGACGCCAGTAGTTTATATCGCCGAAACTTTGACTTTAGGAAAATTAATTGATTTTATTGAAAAAGAAAGAAAAAGAGGTTCAGGAAATATCAATACTTATTTAGTTGTTCTTTACAAAAAATATAGTGTGCCAGTTTCAGCATTTATTTTAACTATAATTGCCGTTGCAGTTTCTTCTATGAAACGACGCGGAGGAATGGGAATGAACTTGGCAATTGGTATTGCAATTGCTTTCTCATTTGTGTTTTTTGATAAAATATTTGGTACCCTTGCCGAAAAATCTACCTTTTCACCTTTATTAGCTGTTTGGTTCCCGAACATTGTTTTCGGAATTTTAGCAGTTTACCTACTACGTAATGCGAAACGATAA
- a CDS encoding DMT family transporter has translation MRNDNLKSYLNLHLIVFIWGFTAILGALITIDADNLVWYRMLIAMVFLGGFIAFKKQSFKVPVKELFKLIFVGLLIALHWIFFFKAIHVSNVSITLSIFSLGAFFASLLEPLFYGRKVLWYEVFFGLIIIAGLGLILQVEIKYLTGVYYALAAIILGVLFTLMNGKLISDHEPSVITFYEFGAGVFFITIYFLFQGKFTADFFEMSLNNWILLLILASICTAYAFTASVKVMQRLTPYTVMLTTNLEPVYGIVLAYFILGGKEKMSVEFYIGAVIIIITVILNGVFKHYQNKKENL, from the coding sequence ATGCGAAACGATAATTTAAAAAGTTATTTAAATCTTCATTTAATTGTTTTTATCTGGGGTTTTACAGCCATTTTAGGCGCTTTAATCACTATTGATGCCGATAATTTGGTTTGGTATAGAATGTTGATCGCCATGGTTTTTCTTGGCGGATTTATTGCTTTTAAAAAACAATCTTTTAAGGTTCCTGTAAAAGAGCTTTTCAAACTAATTTTTGTGGGATTGCTGATTGCGCTTCACTGGATTTTCTTCTTTAAAGCCATTCATGTTTCCAACGTTTCAATTACGCTTTCCATTTTTTCTTTGGGAGCATTTTTTGCTTCTTTGTTAGAGCCATTATTTTACGGAAGAAAAGTACTTTGGTACGAAGTTTTCTTCGGGCTTATAATTATAGCTGGTTTAGGATTAATTCTTCAGGTGGAAATTAAATATCTTACAGGAGTTTATTACGCTTTAGCTGCCATTATTTTAGGAGTTTTATTTACTTTAATGAATGGGAAATTAATTTCAGATCATGAACCTTCTGTCATTACGTTTTATGAGTTTGGCGCGGGAGTTTTTTTTATTACAATTTATTTTTTGTTTCAAGGAAAATTTACGGCAGATTTCTTCGAAATGTCGCTAAATAACTGGATTTTATTATTGATTCTAGCTTCAATTTGTACGGCGTATGCGTTTACCGCTTCGGTAAAAGTGATGCAGCGATTAACGCCTTATACAGTAATGTTAACCACTAATTTAGAGCCTGTTTACGGAATCGTTTTGGCATATTTTATCTTAGGCGGGAAAGAGAAAATGAGCGTCGAATTTTATATAGGAGCAGTCATAATTATTATCACAGTTATTCTAAATGGTGTTTTTAAACATTATCAGAATAAGAAAGAGAACTTGTAA
- the tgt gene encoding tRNA guanosine(34) transglycosylase Tgt: MKFDLLQKDPQSKARAGSITTDHGVIETPIFMPVGTVASVKGVHQRELKEEINPDIILGNTYHLYLRPQTEILEKAGGLHKFMNWDRNILTDSGGYQVYSLSSNRKIKEEGVKFKSHIDGSYHFFTPENVMEIQRTIGADIIMAFDECTPYPCDYRYAQRSMHMTHRWLDRCINHLEKVPYKYGYEQTFFPIVQGSTYKDLRRQSAEYIANSGQQGNAIGGLSVGEPAEEMYAMTEVVCEILPEDKPRYLMGVGTPINILENIALGIDMFDCVMPTRNARNGMLFTANGTINIKNKKWEADFSPIDEMAHTFVDTEYSKAYLRHLFAANEYLGKQIATIHNLGFYMWLVREARKHILAGDFRPWKEMMVKNMSQRL, encoded by the coding sequence ATGAAGTTCGATTTATTACAAAAAGATCCGCAATCTAAAGCAAGAGCGGGAAGTATAACTACTGATCACGGCGTAATTGAAACGCCAATTTTTATGCCGGTTGGAACGGTTGCTTCTGTAAAAGGAGTGCATCAGCGTGAGCTTAAAGAAGAGATTAATCCAGATATTATTCTTGGAAATACTTACCATTTATATTTACGTCCGCAAACAGAAATTCTTGAAAAAGCTGGAGGATTGCATAAATTCATGAATTGGGATCGTAATATTTTGACTGATTCTGGAGGATACCAAGTTTATTCTCTTTCTTCAAACAGAAAAATTAAAGAAGAAGGTGTAAAGTTCAAATCTCATATTGACGGTTCTTACCACTTTTTCACTCCAGAAAATGTAATGGAAATTCAGCGTACCATTGGAGCCGATATTATTATGGCTTTTGATGAGTGTACGCCTTATCCTTGCGATTATAGATATGCACAACGTTCGATGCACATGACACATCGTTGGTTAGATCGTTGTATTAATCACTTAGAAAAAGTTCCTTATAAATATGGTTATGAGCAGACTTTTTTCCCGATTGTTCAAGGAAGTACTTATAAAGATTTACGTCGCCAGTCGGCTGAATATATAGCAAATTCTGGACAGCAAGGAAATGCAATTGGTGGACTTTCTGTTGGAGAGCCAGCTGAAGAAATGTACGCAATGACTGAGGTTGTTTGTGAAATTCTTCCGGAAGATAAACCTCGTTATTTAATGGGTGTTGGAACTCCAATTAATATTTTAGAAAATATTGCGTTAGGAATTGATATGTTCGACTGCGTTATGCCAACTCGTAATGCAAGAAACGGAATGTTATTTACAGCAAACGGAACTATCAATATAAAGAATAAAAAATGGGAAGCTGATTTTTCTCCGATAGATGAAATGGCACACACTTTTGTTGATACAGAATATTCTAAAGCATATTTACGTCACTTATTTGCGGCTAATGAATATTTAGGAAAACAAATTGCAACAATTCATAATCTAGGATTCTACATGTGGTTGGTTCGTGAAGCGAGAAAACATATCTTAGCCGGAGATTTTAGACCATGGAAAGAAATGATGGTTAAAAATATGAGTCAAAGACTATAA
- a CDS encoding transketolase family protein, producing the protein MKKYENTGSKDTRSGFGAGMTELGQKNENVVALCADLIGSLKFDEFKKNHPERFFQIGIAEANMIGIAAGLTIGGKIPFTGTFANFSTGRVYDQIRQSVAYSDKNVKICASHAGLTLGEDGATHQILEDIGLMKMLPGMTVINTCDYNQTKAATIALADHHGPAYLRFGRPVVPNFTPADEPFVIGKAILLNEGTDVTIVATGHLVWEALIAAEALEAKGISAEVINIHTIKPLDEEAILKSVAKTKCVVTAEEHNYLGGLGESVSGVLALNNPAPQEFVAVKDSFGESGTPEQLMEKYKLNNQAIVEAVERVIKRK; encoded by the coding sequence ATGAAAAAATACGAAAATACAGGAAGTAAAGATACTCGTTCAGGTTTTGGAGCGGGAATGACTGAACTAGGTCAAAAAAATGAGAATGTTGTAGCATTATGTGCTGATTTAATTGGTTCATTAAAATTTGATGAATTCAAAAAAAATCACCCAGAGCGTTTTTTCCAAATCGGAATCGCAGAAGCTAACATGATCGGAATTGCTGCAGGTTTAACAATTGGAGGAAAAATTCCTTTTACAGGAACTTTTGCAAACTTCTCTACAGGAAGAGTTTACGATCAAATTCGTCAATCTGTTGCTTATTCAGATAAAAACGTAAAAATCTGTGCTTCTCACGCTGGTTTAACTTTAGGAGAAGATGGAGCAACTCACCAGATTTTAGAAGATATTGGTTTAATGAAAATGCTTCCAGGAATGACTGTAATCAATACTTGTGATTACAACCAGACTAAAGCAGCAACTATTGCATTGGCAGATCATCACGGACCTGCTTATTTACGTTTCGGACGTCCAGTTGTACCTAACTTTACTCCTGCTGACGAACCATTCGTAATTGGAAAAGCAATTTTATTAAACGAAGGAACAGATGTTACTATCGTTGCTACAGGTCACTTAGTTTGGGAAGCTCTTATCGCCGCTGAAGCTTTAGAAGCAAAAGGAATTTCTGCTGAAGTAATCAACATTCACACAATCAAACCTCTTGATGAAGAAGCTATCCTTAAATCGGTTGCTAAAACAAAATGTGTAGTTACTGCCGAAGAGCACAACTACCTTGGAGGTCTTGGAGAAAGTGTTTCTGGAGTATTAGCTTTAAACAATCCAGCTCCTCAAGAATTTGTTGCTGTAAAAGATAGTTTTGGTGAATCTGGAACTCCTGAGCAATTAATGGAGAAATACAAATTGAACAATCAAGCAATTGTTGAAGCCGTAGAAAGAGTTATTAAAAGAAAATAA
- a CDS encoding phosphoribosyltransferase domain-containing protein, which produces MSSNTILTHQEIEHKIKRIAYQIYETFVDEEEVVIAGIASNGFVFAEKIASALSSISTLKVSICEVTVNKQNPQEAIQTSLSPEEYKNKGLVLVDDVLNSGTTLIYAVRHFLDVPLKKFKTAVLVDRNHKKYPVKADFKGISLSTSLLEHVQVVFNSENGDSASLS; this is translated from the coding sequence ATGAGCAGCAATACTATCCTTACCCATCAAGAAATCGAACATAAAATAAAGCGTATAGCTTATCAAATCTACGAGACTTTTGTTGACGAAGAAGAAGTTGTTATTGCAGGAATCGCTTCTAACGGATTTGTTTTTGCCGAAAAAATCGCTTCAGCACTAAGCAGTATATCAACTTTAAAAGTTTCTATTTGCGAAGTCACAGTAAACAAACAAAATCCGCAAGAAGCAATACAGACATCATTAAGCCCAGAAGAATACAAAAACAAAGGATTAGTTTTGGTTGATGATGTTTTAAATTCAGGCACGACATTAATCTATGCTGTTCGTCATTTCTTAGATGTTCCGCTTAAGAAATTCAAAACAGCAGTACTTGTTGACAGAAATCACAAAAAATACCCTGTAAAAGCAGATTTTAAAGGAATTTCTCTTTCAACATCATTATTAGAACATGTACAAGTTGTTTTTAATTCCGAAAATGGTGATTCCGCTTCTTTAAGCTAA
- a CDS encoding transketolase yields the protein MKPNTQQLSDLTIQVRRDILRMVHAVNSGHPGGSLGCTEFLVTLYQNIMDRKEGFDMDGIGEDLFFLSNGHISPVFYSVLARSGYFPVSELATFRLLDSRLQGHPTTHEGLPGVRIASGSLGQGLSVALGAAQAKKLNGDNHLIYTLHGDGELQEGQNWEAIMYASAKKVDNIIATIDLNGKQIDGTTDEVLPMGSLRAKFEAFDWDVLEIKEGNSIDAILAGLNDAKSRTGKGKPVCILLHTEMGNGVDFMMHTHAWHGKAPNNDQLAAALAQNVSTLADY from the coding sequence ATGAAGCCTAACACACAACAATTAAGCGATTTAACGATCCAAGTAAGAAGAGATATTCTTAGAATGGTACATGCTGTAAACTCTGGACACCCAGGTGGTTCATTAGGTTGTACTGAATTTTTGGTAACACTATATCAAAATATTATGGACCGAAAAGAAGGTTTTGATATGGACGGAATTGGAGAAGATTTATTCTTCCTTTCAAACGGACACATTTCACCTGTATTTTATAGCGTTTTAGCAAGAAGCGGTTATTTTCCAGTTTCAGAATTGGCTACTTTCAGATTATTAGATTCTCGTTTACAAGGACACCCAACAACTCACGAAGGTTTACCTGGAGTTCGTATTGCATCTGGTTCATTAGGACAAGGTTTATCTGTAGCTCTTGGAGCAGCGCAAGCTAAAAAATTAAACGGAGACAATCACTTAATCTACACTTTGCACGGTGACGGAGAATTGCAAGAAGGTCAAAACTGGGAAGCAATTATGTACGCATCTGCTAAAAAAGTAGACAATATTATTGCAACTATCGACCTTAACGGAAAACAAATTGACGGAACAACTGACGAAGTTTTACCAATGGGAAGCCTACGCGCTAAATTTGAAGCTTTTGATTGGGATGTTTTAGAAATTAAAGAAGGAAACAGTATCGACGCTATTCTTGCTGGTTTAAATGATGCTAAATCAAGAACAGGAAAAGGAAAACCAGTTTGTATTTTATTACATACAGAAATGGGTAACGGTGTAGATTTTATGATGCACACTCATGCTTGGCACGGTAAAGCGCCAAACAATGATCAGTTGGCAGCTGCTTTAGCTCAAAACGTTTCAACTTTAGCCGATTATTAA
- a CDS encoding tetratricopeptide repeat protein translates to MKNLLLASLMMLTCSIWAQSATGYFDRAMKKAEAGNTKGAIADYTKAISMNSKFVEAYQNRGVAKYKLNDLKGAQADFSKTIELDNMNSDAFTGRANVYYKLKNYQGAIEDCTASLGLNPKDYIAYNLRGLAYNDNGDKKNACKDFTKAIELGSQSAIKNKATFCK, encoded by the coding sequence ATGAAAAACCTACTACTGGCATCTCTAATGATGCTTACGTGTTCTATCTGGGCACAATCTGCAACTGGCTATTTTGATAGAGCCATGAAAAAAGCTGAAGCTGGAAATACCAAAGGCGCTATAGCCGATTACACCAAAGCCATCAGTATGAATTCTAAATTTGTAGAGGCTTACCAAAATCGTGGCGTTGCCAAATACAAACTAAACGACTTAAAAGGAGCTCAAGCCGATTTCAGCAAAACTATCGAATTGGACAACATGAATTCTGATGCTTTTACGGGCAGAGCCAATGTTTATTACAAACTGAAAAACTATCAAGGAGCGATTGAAGATTGCACAGCATCTTTAGGTTTAAATCCGAAAGATTATATCGCTTACAATTTAAGAGGTTTAGCATATAACGACAACGGCGACAAAAAAAATGCTTGCAAAGATTTTACAAAAGCAATAGAATTAGGAAGTCAAAGCGCTATTAAAAACAAAGCTACTTTTTGCAAATAG